One Baekduia alba genomic window, TGAAGAAGTGGTACTGGTCGTAGACGTACAGGTCGCCCAGCCGGTCGCTGCTGAACGGCCCGTGGTGCGTGAACAGCAGCCAGACGCCCAGCAGCGCCACGACGCTGAGGATCAGGCCGGGTCGGCGATCCGATAACGCGCGAAGAGGGCGACGATCAGGAACGGGAAGAACCACACGAGGTAGAGGTAGAACCAGTAGTCGAGCCCCAGCTGCAGCGCGACGACGACCGCCGTGGCGACCGCCGCGAGCCCCACGATGTCACGTCGGCGCGGCAGGAACGCCGCCGCGACGGCGAACAACCCGGCCAGGACCTGCCAGACGTGCTCGAGGCCGCGCAGGTCGTGCAGCCCCCAGATCGAGAACGGCGCGTTGCGCTCGGCCTGGAAGGCGATCGTCCGGTCGTAGATCGTGTGCAGCGACTCGCCGCGCAGCAGGACCGGCAACGACACCAGCAACGCGACGAAGACGAACATCGCGACGAACTCGAGCACGGTCTTCAGCCAGCGCCCGCGCGGGGCGCCGTGCGTCGCCATCAGCGGCGCGAGGCCCAAGGACCCGAACTTGGTCAGCCCCGCGAGCGCGGTCACCGCGCCGCGGGCGGCGGGCGAGGCGGCGACGTACAGCGTCAGCGCCGCGAACATCGCGACCATCGCGTCGTTGGTGTTGCAGTTCAACACGTACAGGCTGAACGGCCACGCCGCCCACAGGTACGTGAGCACGACGCCGAGCCCGGGGCCGCGGATCCGCCGCCCGGCCATGAACAGGAACAGCATCGTGAGCAGGTCGAAGACGACGGATGCCGCGTGCGCCGCCGGCAGGTCGTCCCAGCGGCCGCTCCACGGGAGGGCCTGCTCGAACGGGACATAGGCCTCGTAGGCGACCGGCCCGTAGGTGTCGCCGTGCTCGTCGTCCTTCGGGAAGTTGTCGTACAAGGGCTTGCCGTCGACCAGCCGGTCCGCGCCGATGACGCCCGAGTAGCCGACGTCGATCACGTTGGAGGCGTTGACGTTCAGCCCTATCCGGAAGCCGATCAGGAAGACCAGCGCGACCGCGAGCCAGACCGGCGAGACCCACAGCGGCAGCACGCGGCTCGGCGCCTGGCCGTCGGCGTCGAGCCGCGACCGGCGCCGGAACCCGATCAGGAGCGCGCGTATCAACACGTACGCCAACAACCCGGTGGCGACCGGGACCGACGCGTGGATGTTGGCGTCGTTGAAGAACGCGACCGAGACCCCGAAGCCGACCAGCACCAGCAGGTCCAGGTGCAGCCACTGCGGACGGCGGCGCAGCGAGAGGAACGGCGCGACGAACAGGATCGACATGGGGATCCAGACCCATGGCGAGTTGACCTTGCGCCCGAACGCGCCCGGGTACCCGCGCGCCATCGTCCACGCGACCTGCGGGCCGGTCCACGCCTCGACGATCGCGCCGGTCGCGTCGTTGACCTTGACCTGCGCGATCTCCTTGCGGTCGCTCCCGGTGCCCGGCGTGAACCAGCTGACCTGCCAGTCGTTGGGACCCTTGAGGAAGACCTCGGGCTTGGCCTTCGGGTACTGCTTCAGCGCCGCGGCGACCTTGGGGCTGCGCGCCGCGATCGTCTGCGCCTGCTGGCCGACGAGCCGGTGGCCGAGCGGCGTGCCCGCGAGGCTGTCGACCCGGCTGAGGCCGTTGGGATCGGACGGCGCGGTCGGCAGCAGCGTGCTGGCGCTCGACGTGACCGTCGCGGTCTGGCCGTTCTGCGCCGGCGCCACCGCCGGTGCGGTCGCGATGCCCAGCAGGACGCCGACCAGCGCCAGGACGGCGAGCACGCCCGGGAGGCCGCGCCTCACTCGTCGAACGTCCAGAGCTTGTTGCCGACGAAGTTGCACGGCGTCGCGGCGGCCACCGCGATCGCCTGCGCCAGGAGCTCCTTGACGTCGGCGCCCGTGACGAGCGCCTCGAGGACGACGAAGTTGACCGCGAACGCCGCGACGCTGACGACCAGGAACCGCACGGCCTGCTGGCCGGCGTGGCCGGCGCCGGCCTCGAACGTCCAGTGCCGGTTCCACCAGAAGTTGTTCGTCACGGCGACCAGGAACGCGATCACGGCGGCGACGCGGAAGTCCAGGTCCAGCGCATGCACGCAGAGCGCGAACGTGATCAGGTTGACGACGTATCCGCTCGCGCCCACGGCCGTGAACCGGGCGAGCTGCCACCAGTTGTCAGCGTCGCGCACGCCGTGGCGCACGCGATCGCGGCGGCGCAGCCTGTCGAGGGCGTCGGACAAGGGCCAGGAGGCTACGTCACGCGGCGCCGAAGTGGGCCAACACCATCGGCGCGACATCCGTGATCGACCAGGCGCCGGGACCGGTCCCGGCCGGCGCGTCGACGCCGCAGAACGCGAGCGCGCCCAACGAGTCGGAGTGGTGCAGCGACCCGTGGCTGCCGCCGCCGACGTGGTCGCCGCCGCCCCAGTCGGGGAACTCGTAGCCGGGCGCGGCGCTGAGCAGGACGTCGCCGGACGTCGGGCAGGTCAGCGCGGCCCAGACGCGACGCAGCGCGTCGGGGTAGTCCGGGCTGGCGAAGGCGCCGTCGGAGACGGAGGCGTTGAGCGCCTCCAGGTCGCCCGCGACCGTCCAGGCGTTCCCGCGCGCGTCGCGGACGTCGCCGCCGCTGCGGAAGCGCAGCTCCCCGCGCGCCGGCGCGCGGACCACCGCGTCCTCGCCGTCGCGGTAGGCCATCACGTCCACGCCGGGGATCGCGGCCGCCGCCTCCACGACGCGCGGGATCGTCGCGGGGCGTGCCTCCTCGACCAACCCGTACACCATGGCCGCCCGCTGGTTGGGGCACAGCGCCAGCTCGGCCTCGTCGACCGC contains:
- a CDS encoding GtrA family protein, which gives rise to MSDALDRLRRRDRVRHGVRDADNWWQLARFTAVGASGYVVNLITFALCVHALDLDFRVAAVIAFLVAVTNNFWWNRHWTFEAGAGHAGQQAVRFLVVSVAAFAVNFVVLEALVTGADVKELLAQAIAVAAATPCNFVGNKLWTFDE